In a single window of the Bacillus clarus genome:
- a CDS encoding class I SAM-dependent methyltransferase has protein sequence MNQKQLSTINEKSWNAAAYEAWTNRHGTPKEYAKKLVQDPTHEVAYYLPYIQSPKGKRIINLLGSKGNKAVAFALLGADVTVIDISESNAKYANELAEAAEVSIDYIVSDVLDITLSKSFDIVLLELGVLHYFLDLKPLFKKISQLLKKDGTFILRDYHPIYTKLLGVDHPMFQANGNYFNKELIEDNVAYSILLNESEQKSLPKTRIRRWTLGEIITEIAEADFKIEKLIEEQGPHQKWVFSHAAQEGIEERIPGLYTLIAKTACKKGSLHG, from the coding sequence TTGAATCAAAAACAACTAAGTACTATTAATGAAAAAAGCTGGAATGCAGCTGCCTATGAAGCTTGGACGAATCGCCACGGTACACCGAAAGAATACGCCAAAAAGCTTGTGCAAGATCCTACTCATGAGGTCGCCTACTATTTACCTTACATACAATCTCCAAAAGGAAAACGTATTATTAATTTACTTGGATCAAAAGGAAACAAAGCTGTTGCATTCGCCCTTTTAGGAGCAGACGTAACGGTTATAGATATTTCAGAAAGCAATGCAAAGTATGCAAATGAACTTGCAGAAGCCGCTGAAGTTTCTATCGATTATATCGTTTCCGATGTACTAGATATAACCCTATCTAAATCATTCGATATCGTATTACTAGAACTAGGCGTACTCCACTACTTTTTAGATTTAAAACCACTCTTTAAAAAAATCTCTCAATTATTAAAAAAGGACGGGACGTTTATCCTTCGTGATTACCATCCAATATATACAAAATTATTAGGAGTAGATCATCCGATGTTTCAAGCAAACGGAAATTATTTCAATAAAGAACTTATTGAAGATAATGTAGCATATAGCATTCTCCTTAATGAGTCAGAGCAAAAATCTCTACCGAAAACAAGAATTCGCCGCTGGACGTTAGGAGAAATTATTACTGAAATTGCAGAGGCTGATTTCAAAATTGAAAAGCTTATTGAAGAACAAGGCCCCCATCAAAAATGGGTCTTCTCCCATGCTGCACAAGAAGGAATCGAGGAACGTATACCAGGACTATATACATTAATTGCGAAGACAGCATGCAAAAAAGGATCCCTTCACGGATAG
- a CDS encoding methyl-accepting chemotaxis protein gives MKFISIRKKLMFMTGIICTLFGIAFTLILFFTTDLSRKANVLQSDISPLATELKELGDAYQVQLSALRGYLLQHDQVELDKFQEMSKLLEDKKNHLLSHTNVSQQVKDTIQLGTTWREFIDSKVVSLTKEQRWEEAFQLVSKENETVYKVIGDFTKYSNEHSNLRDQSIETIDQLSTAIKYIVLFSLIICISLAVILARSFSNKLVKPIHQIDTKLKELASQDGDLTARLHVNSNDEMGKIATSFNKMLENLQHIIYRVQNISVEVQNASENMFEKTTISLAATIQVQNSMSNLETNMQSQTSNMEESATTMEDMTINVQRIAESASSVAELAVTTSEYANEGSAVIQKSITQMATINEAINATSQVVERLITHTKHIDTAVQSISNIAEQTNLLALNASIEAARAGEQGKGFAVVADEVRKLAEQSKTAATDINQLLHQIQNDTETADSMMSQGRAESSEGINVIREAGTSFTTIVGQVHKVSTQIQEISATAEEMASSAEEIHASLNTITSIANKVSAETATTAQSAEQKVIIMNEMSTTAKQMKQTVEDLHTLVSHFKTE, from the coding sequence ATGAAGTTTATCAGCATTAGAAAAAAATTAATGTTTATGACGGGAATAATTTGTACTTTATTTGGCATTGCATTCACTCTTATTCTATTCTTTACTACAGATCTATCACGTAAAGCCAACGTATTACAAAGCGATATTTCTCCTCTCGCAACAGAATTAAAAGAACTTGGAGATGCTTATCAAGTACAACTTTCCGCTTTAAGAGGTTATTTACTGCAACATGATCAAGTAGAATTAGATAAATTTCAGGAAATGAGTAAACTGCTTGAGGATAAGAAAAATCACCTTCTTTCTCACACTAATGTTTCTCAGCAAGTAAAAGATACGATACAGCTAGGAACTACTTGGCGAGAATTTATTGATAGTAAAGTCGTTTCTCTTACGAAAGAGCAGAGATGGGAAGAAGCATTTCAGTTAGTTTCCAAAGAAAACGAAACCGTTTATAAAGTAATTGGTGATTTTACAAAATACAGCAATGAACACTCCAATTTACGTGATCAATCTATTGAAACAATTGATCAATTATCTACAGCAATTAAATACATTGTTCTCTTCTCTCTTATCATATGTATTTCCCTTGCTGTCATTCTTGCACGGTCGTTCTCTAATAAGCTCGTTAAACCAATTCATCAAATCGATACAAAGTTAAAAGAATTAGCTTCGCAAGATGGTGATTTAACAGCCCGCCTACATGTAAACAGCAACGATGAAATGGGGAAAATAGCCACTTCTTTTAATAAAATGTTAGAAAACTTACAACACATTATTTATCGTGTTCAAAATATATCTGTTGAAGTACAAAATGCTTCTGAAAATATGTTTGAAAAAACAACTATATCTCTTGCTGCAACGATACAAGTTCAAAATTCAATGTCTAATTTAGAAACAAATATGCAATCTCAAACATCTAATATGGAAGAAAGCGCAACAACAATGGAAGATATGACCATTAATGTTCAGCGTATTGCAGAATCAGCTTCTTCTGTAGCAGAACTAGCTGTCACTACTTCTGAATACGCCAATGAAGGTAGCGCGGTCATTCAAAAATCTATTACGCAGATGGCCACTATTAACGAAGCTATTAATGCTACTTCACAAGTAGTGGAACGTCTAATTACACATACGAAACATATAGATACAGCAGTACAATCCATCTCTAATATCGCTGAGCAAACAAATTTACTCGCTTTAAATGCTTCAATTGAAGCTGCTCGTGCTGGAGAACAAGGAAAAGGCTTTGCAGTTGTAGCAGATGAAGTACGTAAGTTAGCAGAACAATCGAAAACAGCCGCTACTGATATTAACCAACTGCTACACCAAATTCAAAATGATACAGAAACAGCCGATTCTATGATGTCTCAAGGACGAGCTGAATCGTCTGAAGGTATTAATGTAATTCGTGAAGCTGGCACTTCCTTCACAACAATTGTAGGACAAGTGCATAAAGTTTCTACACAAATACAAGAAATTTCTGCAACAGCTGAAGAAATGGCTTCCAGTGCTGAGGAAATTCATGCATCTCTTAATACAATTACTTCCATCGCTAATAAAGTATCAGCTGAAACCGCTACAACAGCCCAATCAGCTGAACAAAAAGTTATTATTATGAATGAAATGTCTACAACGGCAAAACAAATGAAACAAACAGTAGAAGACTTACATACACTCGTATCTCATTTTAAAACAGAATAA